From the Saimiri boliviensis isolate mSaiBol1 chromosome X, mSaiBol1.pri, whole genome shotgun sequence genome, one window contains:
- the LOC101039015 gene encoding E3 ubiquitin-protein ligase TRIM39 codes for MAETSLLEAGASAASTAAALENLQVEASCSVCLEYLKEPVIIECGHNFCKACITRWWEDLERNFPCPVCRKTSRYRSLRPNRQLGSMVEIAKQLQAVKRKIRDESLCPQHHEALSLFCYEDQEAVCVICAISHTHRAHTVVPLDDATQEYKEKLQKCLEPLEQKLQEITRCKSSEEKKPSELKRLVESRRQQILREFEELHRRLDEEQQVLLSRLEEEEQDILQRLRENAAHLGDKRQDLAHLAAEVEGKCLQSGFEMLKDVKSTLEKCEKVKTMEVTSVSIELEKNFSNFPRQYFALRKILKQLIADVTLDPETAHPNLVLSEDRKSVKFVETRLRDLPDTPRRFTFYPCVLATEGFTSGRHYWEVEVGNKTHWAVGVCQDSVSRKGELTPLPETGYWRVRLWNGDKYAATTTPFTPLHIKVKPKRVGIFLDYEAGTLSFYNVTDRSHIYTFTDTFTEKLWPLFYPGIRAGRKNAAPLTIRPPTDWE; via the coding sequence ATGGCAGAGACAAGTCTGTTAGAGGCTGGGgcctctgcagcctccacagCTGCAGCTTTGGAGAACTTACAGGTGGAGGCAAGCTGCTCTGTGTGCCTGGAGTATCTGAAGGAGCCTGTCATCATTGAGTGTGGGCACAACTTCTGCAAAGCTTGCATCACCCGCTGGTGGGAGGACCTAGAGAGGAACTTTCCTTGTCCTGTCTGTCGAAAGACATCGCGCTACCGCAGTCTCCGGCCTAATCGGCAACTAGGCAGTATGGTAGAAATTGCCAAGCAGCTGCAGGCCGTCAAGCGGAAGATCCGGGATGAGAGCCTCTGCCCCCAACACCATGAAGCCCTTAGCCTTTTCTGTTATGAGGACCAGGAGGCTGTATGCGTGATATGTGCAATTTCCCACACCCACCGGGCCCACACCGTTGTGCCACTGGACGACGCTACACAGGAGTACAAGGAAAAACTGCAGAAGTGTCTGGAGCCCCTGGAACAGAAGCTGCAGGAGATCACTCGCTGCAAGTCCTCTGAGGAGAAGAAGCCTAGTGAGCTCAAGAGACTAGTGGAAAGTCGCCGACAGCAGATCTTAAGAGAGTTTGAAGAGCTTCATAGGCGGCTGGATGAAGAGCAGCAGGTGTTGCTTTCACGactggaagaagaagaacagGACATTCTGCAGCGACTCCGAGAAAATGCTGCTCACCTTGGGGACAAGCGCCAGGACCTGGCCCACTTGGCTGCTGAGGTGGAGGGCAAGTGCTTACAGTCGGGCTTCGAGATGCTTAAAGATGTCAAAAGTACCCTGGAAAAATGTGAGAAGGTGAAGACCATGGAGGTGACTTCAGTATCCATAGAGCTGGAAAAGAACTTCAGCAATTTCCCCCGACAGTACTTTGCCCTAAGGAAAATCCTTAAACAGCTAATTGCGGATGTGACCCTGGATCCTGAGACGGCTCATCCTAACCTAGTCCTGTCGGAGGATCGTAAGAGTGTCAAGTTCGTGGAGACAAGACTCCGGGATCTTCCTGATACACCAAGGCGTTTCACCTTCTACCCTTGCGTCCTGGCTACTGAGGGTTTCACCTCAGGTCGACactactgggaggtggaggtgggcaacAAGACCCACTGGGCAGTGGGTGTGTGCCAGGACTCCGTGAGCCGAAAGGGCGAGTTGACTCCACTCCCTGAGACTGGTTACTGGCGGGTGCGGTTATGGAATGGGGACAAATACGCGGCCACCACCACACCTTTTACCCCTTTGCACATCAAGGTGAAACCCAAGCGGGTAGGCATATTCCTAGACTATGAGGCCGGCACACTGTCTTTCTACAATGTCACAGACCGCTCTCATATCTACACTTTCACTGATACTTTTACTGAGAAACTTTGGCCCCTCTTCTACCCGGGCATCCGGGCTGGACGGAAGAATGCTGCACCACTTACCATCAGACCCCCAACAGATTGGGAGTGA